The following are encoded in a window of Telmatobacter sp. DSM 110680 genomic DNA:
- a CDS encoding error-prone DNA polymerase yields the protein MTNSPSITICKQLARNFSDEYIELHSSSAFSFLSGSSEPESIVERAVELDMPAIALADRNGLYGVARFHTAARHNKIKAHIGAEIAISPFGNRLAPSEWLPHRCPDEPPRIVLLCSSQVGYQNLCQLITRFKMRESTKAEGSATLDDLEEFSAGLICLTGGEEGLLASALSRKGEAGARAALDRLTSIYGRSNVYIELQRHCEREEEFRNVVLVNIASQRGIPLVATNGVRCATPEDRELLDIFTSIRHHTTVHNAGRLLSKNSLHHLRSAQEMSYIFCDIPEAIANTRVVSERLEFTLNDLGYKFPQYPVPNGETMDSFLAKRVDDGVRKRYANKLKRSLMERARLQAQHELALIARLGFAGYFLIVWDIIRFCQKNGFLVQGRGSAANSVVCFALEITAVDPIGMQLLFERFLSESRGELPDIDLDLPSGDHRELVIQHIYEHYGALGAAMTANVITYRGRSAAREVGKALGFDEQQVAKLSSLVGHWEWRGANDTMEKHFGQAGYDIRHPIIAKYLDLSMRVCDLPRHLGQHSGGMVICAGMLNRVVPIERASMPGRTVVQWDKEDCADMGLIKVDLLGLGMMATLKDSLELIPRHYGAVVDLALLPEDPVVYETLCKGDTVGMFQVESRAQMASLPHNAPRCFYDVVVQVAIIRPGPIVGKMMHPYMRRRQGQEEVSYPHPLLEPVLKRTLGVPLFQEQLLRMAMVVASFTGSEAEELRRAVGMRRSMQRMRDLEGRLRSGMTRNGIGLREQDNIVQGISSFAMYGFPESHAASFALIAYASAYLKVHYLAAFTCGLLNNQPMGFYSPAVLIKDAQRHGLRVRPICVQRSDWLCSIEHEPDDSLSLRIGLNYAKGLKQSSAESLLASRNTSGQFQSVDDLTQRIPELSRKELVLLAQIGALNSVGQVMHRRDALWQVEQAGRPIGPLLRSAIKTQNSKALIPLRQMTTDERLAADYAGCGLTCGPHPMTYHRDLLKHQDFASACDLARYSQNQFVKIAGCVIARQRPGTAKGFVFLSLEDETGITNIIITPDLFEQERMIITRSRFLAIEGRLQIQNRVIHVKAFRIRPIDITSADVSSHDFH from the coding sequence ATGACTAACTCTCCGAGCATTACTATCTGTAAACAGCTAGCTCGTAATTTCTCTGACGAATATATTGAGTTGCATTCATCAAGTGCATTCAGCTTTCTATCGGGATCATCTGAGCCCGAATCCATCGTCGAGCGCGCCGTTGAACTGGACATGCCGGCAATCGCTTTGGCTGATCGAAATGGATTGTATGGTGTAGCGCGCTTTCATACCGCGGCGAGGCATAACAAAATAAAAGCGCATATCGGTGCAGAAATCGCCATATCGCCATTCGGCAACAGACTTGCTCCATCCGAGTGGCTTCCTCATCGTTGTCCCGATGAACCCCCGCGAATTGTTCTTTTGTGCTCATCGCAGGTTGGATATCAAAACCTTTGCCAATTAATCACACGCTTCAAAATGCGTGAGTCCACAAAGGCAGAAGGCTCAGCTACATTGGATGACTTAGAAGAGTTTTCAGCTGGGCTGATTTGCCTAACCGGCGGCGAAGAAGGTCTGCTCGCATCCGCTCTGAGTCGTAAAGGCGAGGCCGGAGCGCGTGCTGCACTCGATAGACTTACATCTATCTATGGGCGCAGCAACGTATACATAGAACTTCAGCGCCACTGTGAACGCGAAGAAGAATTTCGCAATGTCGTTCTCGTGAATATTGCATCACAACGCGGCATTCCCCTCGTCGCTACTAATGGCGTTCGTTGTGCTACGCCAGAGGACCGTGAACTGCTCGACATTTTTACGTCAATACGCCATCACACCACTGTACATAACGCAGGACGGCTCCTGAGTAAGAACTCGTTGCATCACCTACGTTCAGCGCAGGAAATGTCATATATTTTTTGCGATATCCCAGAGGCGATCGCTAATACTCGCGTCGTTAGTGAGCGACTTGAATTTACATTGAACGATCTCGGCTACAAGTTCCCCCAATACCCCGTGCCTAATGGCGAAACGATGGATAGCTTTCTCGCCAAGCGTGTCGACGATGGTGTTAGAAAACGGTATGCTAACAAATTAAAGCGCAGTCTCATGGAAAGAGCGCGCCTCCAGGCGCAGCATGAGCTCGCATTAATTGCGAGACTCGGATTCGCGGGATACTTCCTTATAGTCTGGGACATTATCCGGTTCTGCCAAAAGAATGGTTTTCTGGTACAGGGACGCGGATCCGCTGCCAACTCTGTTGTTTGTTTTGCTCTCGAGATCACAGCTGTCGATCCGATCGGGATGCAATTGCTTTTCGAACGCTTTCTTAGCGAAAGCCGTGGTGAATTGCCCGATATCGATCTTGATTTGCCCTCTGGTGATCATCGCGAACTCGTTATTCAGCACATCTATGAACACTACGGGGCTCTAGGTGCGGCGATGACTGCAAATGTCATCACATATCGGGGCCGGTCTGCAGCGCGTGAAGTTGGCAAGGCACTCGGGTTTGATGAACAGCAAGTTGCTAAACTCTCTAGTCTTGTAGGTCATTGGGAATGGCGCGGCGCTAATGACACCATGGAAAAGCACTTCGGCCAAGCGGGGTATGATATTCGTCACCCAATTATTGCCAAATATCTAGATTTGAGTATGCGGGTGTGCGATCTGCCACGCCATCTCGGACAGCACTCTGGCGGCATGGTGATTTGTGCAGGTATGCTGAACCGCGTTGTTCCTATCGAACGCGCATCGATGCCAGGCAGAACAGTAGTTCAATGGGATAAAGAAGACTGCGCAGACATGGGACTCATTAAGGTTGATTTACTCGGTCTCGGTATGATGGCAACATTGAAAGACTCACTCGAATTGATTCCCCGTCACTATGGCGCCGTGGTCGATCTCGCTTTATTACCTGAAGATCCAGTCGTATACGAAACTCTCTGTAAAGGGGATACAGTGGGTATGTTTCAAGTGGAGAGCCGCGCACAGATGGCATCCCTTCCCCATAACGCGCCTAGATGCTTTTACGATGTAGTCGTACAGGTCGCCATCATTCGCCCCGGACCGATCGTTGGCAAGATGATGCATCCTTACATGCGGCGACGTCAGGGACAGGAAGAAGTCTCTTATCCGCATCCGTTGCTCGAACCAGTTCTGAAGCGAACACTGGGTGTACCGCTCTTTCAGGAACAACTGTTGCGCATGGCCATGGTAGTCGCAAGCTTTACTGGCTCTGAAGCTGAGGAATTGCGCCGCGCTGTAGGCATGCGACGCTCCATGCAACGGATGCGCGATCTTGAAGGCCGCTTACGCTCAGGCATGACGCGAAATGGAATTGGCCTGCGGGAACAGGACAACATTGTTCAGGGTATCTCATCGTTCGCGATGTACGGCTTTCCTGAGTCTCATGCTGCAAGCTTTGCGCTCATAGCCTATGCGTCTGCGTATCTGAAGGTTCATTACCTAGCTGCATTCACGTGCGGTCTTTTAAACAATCAACCCATGGGCTTCTATTCGCCTGCCGTACTTATAAAAGATGCACAACGGCACGGATTGCGCGTTCGTCCGATTTGTGTTCAACGATCCGATTGGCTATGTTCCATCGAACATGAACCTGACGATAGCTTGTCTCTTCGCATTGGTTTGAACTATGCCAAAGGACTAAAACAATCTTCAGCTGAGTCATTACTGGCATCTCGTAATACAAGTGGACAGTTTCAATCGGTAGACGACTTGACGCAACGCATACCCGAATTAAGTAGAAAAGAGCTTGTTCTCCTTGCGCAGATTGGCGCACTTAATTCTGTTGGCCAAGTAATGCATCGACGTGACGCGCTATGGCAGGTCGAGCAGGCGGGCCGTCCAATCGGTCCGTTATTACGATCAGCAATCAAAACGCAAAACAGCAAAGCATTAATCCCTCTGAGACAGATGACCACCGATGAGCGCCTGGCTGCTGACTATGCAGGGTGTGGTCTCACATGTGGTCCCCATCCAATGACCTACCATCGCGATTTATTGAAGCACCAAGATTTTGCTTCCGCATGTGATCTCGCCCGCTACAGTCAGAACCAATTTGTCAAGATCGCAGGTTGTGTTATTGCGCGGCAGCGTCCTGGAACAGCAAAAGGTTTTGTATTTCTTTCCCTAGAAGACGAAACAGGAATCACTAACATCATCATTACACCTGATTTGTTTGAGCAGGAGCGCATGATCATAACGCGTAGCCGTTTTCTCGCAATAGAAGGTAGATTGCAAATACAAAACAGAGTGATACATGTAAAGGCATTTCGCATCAGACCTATAGATATCACCTCGGCCGACGTAAGCTCACATGATTTTCACTAG
- a CDS encoding TolC family protein, with amino-acid sequence MMICLKKCMGSVAIAIMAMTVTADAVSQTPSHREELPNAPASQLLAQTGVQLSGANSVSATTTPRQNQTPSSSSSPANRTKLTRSQAEQMAIKNNPQVSVARLLALAQHQVYRETRSSELPIANAAITGVEAEDASRISAGSLTASRLFTHAGAGGGFSQLLTDFGKTRNLVASAVLQDKAQKANALATQFDVELATDQAFYNALQAQETLKVAQQNVTTRQTLQSQVNQMTINKLKSTLDLSFADVSLSQAKLLSLDAQNNADSTMAALDAVLGIDHQEEFELVDDGPDTRQPPPDIDQLVQASLKQRPDLQATQFSQQAAEKFSHAQRDQMFPTIAASGTVGSVPIRPSQYYTTNWWGGIGVNINIPVFNGFLYSAQAKEASLRAQAASEQTRDLRDRIVRDVRTAWLTANTSYQRVSVTAELLKEADLGLKLAQTRYQMGLSSIVELSQAEYQQTDAAIGNANAQYQYRLALATLNYQVGSVP; translated from the coding sequence ATGATGATTTGTTTGAAAAAGTGCATGGGCAGCGTAGCAATCGCAATTATGGCGATGACTGTCACGGCGGATGCAGTCTCCCAGACACCTTCCCATCGAGAAGAACTTCCAAACGCGCCTGCTTCTCAATTGCTTGCACAGACAGGCGTGCAATTGAGTGGCGCGAACTCAGTGTCCGCGACTACAACCCCACGTCAGAACCAAACACCAAGTTCCTCCTCGTCGCCAGCGAACAGAACCAAACTCACCCGAAGCCAAGCGGAACAAATGGCAATCAAAAACAATCCTCAAGTAAGCGTGGCACGTTTGCTTGCGCTGGCGCAGCATCAGGTCTATCGCGAAACCCGTTCCTCGGAATTGCCTATAGCGAATGCAGCTATAACGGGAGTTGAAGCGGAGGATGCAAGTCGCATATCCGCGGGATCACTTACCGCGTCACGTTTGTTTACGCATGCGGGCGCAGGTGGTGGATTCTCACAGTTGCTGACGGATTTTGGCAAAACAAGGAATCTCGTCGCGTCCGCAGTTCTGCAAGATAAGGCCCAGAAAGCGAATGCATTAGCAACTCAATTCGACGTTGAACTCGCGACTGATCAGGCATTCTACAACGCCCTGCAAGCACAGGAAACTCTAAAAGTCGCGCAGCAAAATGTGACAACGCGCCAGACGCTGCAGTCGCAAGTGAACCAGATGACCATCAACAAGCTGAAATCCACATTGGATTTGAGCTTTGCCGATGTCAGCCTTTCGCAAGCAAAATTGCTTTCGCTGGATGCGCAGAACAATGCTGATTCAACCATGGCAGCATTGGATGCGGTATTGGGGATTGACCATCAAGAGGAGTTTGAACTTGTAGATGACGGACCTGACACTCGGCAGCCACCACCCGATATTGACCAATTAGTCCAAGCGAGTTTAAAACAACGGCCCGATCTGCAAGCGACTCAGTTCAGCCAACAAGCTGCAGAAAAATTCAGCCATGCCCAACGCGATCAAATGTTTCCAACCATAGCGGCGTCAGGGACGGTAGGCAGCGTTCCGATTAGGCCGTCGCAGTATTACACCACGAATTGGTGGGGCGGCATAGGAGTGAACATAAATATACCTGTGTTTAATGGTTTCCTCTATTCGGCTCAAGCGAAAGAGGCATCACTACGCGCACAGGCGGCGTCAGAACAGACAAGAGATTTACGCGACCGTATTGTGCGCGACGTGAGAACAGCATGGCTTACTGCGAACACATCTTATCAACGGGTCAGCGTAACCGCTGAATTGTTGAAAGAAGCAGATCTTGGTCTTAAGCTAGCTCAGACACGATATCAGATGGGGTTAAGTTCGATCGTTGAACTCAGTCAGGCCGAATATCAGCAGACAGATGCAGCAATCGGAAATGCAAATGCGCAGTATCAGTATCGTCTTGCGTTAGCAACACTGAACTATCAAGTTGGCTCTGTACCATAG